The genome window GTCGATAGAGCGATTCCTCCAAAAGGCCGTATTCCAGTATTGGAATGAGAAGCAGAATCGGTCCGGTGAATCTTCTTTGAAACCAAAGTATCGGCCGGTTGTAATATCCGAAGAGATAATTTTTCTTTTGTTGCTGTTTGGTGAGAGAGTATGTGAATTCCATAGGCGGTTCTTTTAGGAACAACAGAAATCGCTTCTGTTTTGTACTTATTTTACGATCATTCGGACCTTTTCCGAAAGATCGCTGCTTTCGGCGTACGAAGTTTCGGTGAAATCACCGCTTCGTTTTTCCTGTTCGTATAATTAAAAGAAGAATCTGAATTCTTCCGAAATCAAGAACAAGCAGACTTTCTATCGTCTGCCTGTTCCTTTGATTTTCCTACATAAAGATCTTTTGAAGTCAGCACAAGACCCCGGATGGTTCGATCATCCTGCGTAAATTCGATCAATAGATTGCGGAGCCGAACTCATTTGTATTGGAAGCGGCCCCTCCGATTCCTCCGAACAAACCGGAACCCAAGATTACGCTATCCGCGCTTGCGGGGTTGTTCGTAATCGGAGCTACCCCGCCCGTGGAGTGATAGATTCGAACCGCCTCCGATCCGTTTATCAGTAAATCGGGAAGCCCGTCTCCATTCACATCGCTGGTTCCGATCGGTATTCCGGGACCGTTGAGCATGGAATTGATTCCATAGAGCCCCCCCGTCACCATCGTGACATCTGCCATCGTAGTGTCCCGGGTCGCCCCGCCAACGGCTGGGGTCAAATATACGTACACAGTATTCGGACCCATGAATGCGGATGCTGTCATGACATCCGCCCTTCCGTCCAAATCCATGTCACGAACTGCAAGTGTGAGTCCCAAGAATTGTCCATTGATTCCGTTCATTCCTGTAAATGCGCGGATGGCGCCTCCCAATGTTAAAGGAGTTCCGATTCCTCCGGCTCCCGCCGAATAATATGCGACGATCCGCCCTTGCTGGTTTACGTTCGGATTTCCTACTTGAATGAAGAAAGGGGCTCCTGCTATGACATCGTTGAAACCGTCCAGATTCATATCACCCACCGCAACGGAATATCCGAGTTGTGCGGCTCCACCGGGAACTCCAACTGCTGCCGGCGCGTTTCCGGTGTTATTCGTTATCGTATGAATCGTCGCGGTCAATCCTGCCGCTGCTCCGTAATAAACGTAGACTCTTCCCCAATCGATCCCGCCGCCTGCATACCCGGCATTGAAAATATATCCGGGGGCTCCGACCACGAGATCGTCTTCATTGCCTCCGTTAATATTTCCCGTTGCAAGGGAATATCCAAACCGTTCGCTCGCGGCTCCACCCGTTCTGAAAGAGGAGGCTCCACCTCCGCCAGCAGTTACGGTTGCAGCCGTAATTCCCGCTGCACCGGCGGAATGAAATACATAGACTCTTCCTCTGGATCCATTGTAGCTCGGTGCCCCTACGATCAAATCCGTATAACCGTCTCCGTTGATGTCGCCTGTCGCTAATGCGCTTCCAAATTCATCGGTGGTTCCATTGGTTCCCGTCAACGTACTGTTGGCAAAGGCCGCAAAGGAAGTAGTGATACCCGCCGTTCCGGAAGAATAGAAGAGATAAACCCGGCCGTTGTTGGTTCCCGCGCTTTGGAATCTTGGAGATCCGATCGCTACGTCCGCATAACCGTCCCCGTTAAAATCTCCCATCGTTGCGGTTTTTCCGAAAAAGGACGCCGCGGTTCCAATGATGATTTTGCTCGCGAACTGAGCATTGGGGATCGTGATTCCGGCTGCTCCCGAAGAATGGAAGATGAAGACTAGTCCCTGTCCGTATTCCGGCGCTACTAAATCGGTAAACCCATCTCCGTTGATGTCCTTATTGGTTCCTTTTCTTACTGTGACTACGGGAGAGATCGTCACGTTATTGGAAGCGTCCGTCGCTCTTACTTGGATCGTGTGCTGGGAAAAGGATTTCCAAGTGGCTGCTCCGGCAGGGAGTGGAAACTTCCAGTTGTTTGTTCCGGTTGCTAACGCATACGGCCCACTATCCAGGGAAACTTCTACGGTTGCAATCGCTCCACCATCGGTTGCGGTGCCGGAGACAAAGCCGCTTTCCAAAACGGTATTGTTTCTTGCGTTTCCGATCACAAGTCCCGGAGCTGTGACGTCTAATGCGGCTCCGGTCGTAAAGTTCCAGTTAAACGCCGCCCCGATCGCATTTCCCGCAAGGTCTTTTGCGGCTACGGTGATCGTCGCGGTATGATTCGTTCCCGCAGGGAGAAATGCAGTCGGTGAAAAGGTTGCTGTCGTGCCTGAGCAGCTGACCGTTCCTACGACCGCCGCACCGTTATTTAAAGTAAACGAAGCGGTATTGAGCGTTGTACAGTCCATAGTCTCACTAAAAGAAACGGAAATATTCGCGTTCGTTGCGACTCCGGTGCTTCCGTTTGCAGGAGCAATCAGAGAGACGGTCGGTGCAGTCGTATCCGGCGCGACACCTGTCGTGAACGTCCAGGAATACGCGACCGCTAAAGAATTTCCTGCCACATCTTTGACAGCAGTCGAAACTGTCGCCGTATAGGTCGTAGAAAATGCTAAGGTTGGGGTTGGGTCGAACGTAGCAACGGTTCCGGAACAACCAACTGTACCGGCGATCCCGCTTCCGTCACTCAATGTGATATTTGCGGTTGTAATCGTTGCACAATCGATCGCTTCACTGAACGCGATGCTCAGTGAACTGTTCACCGGAACGGCCGTTCCACCCACGATCGGGTTGACAAAGGAAACCGTGGGAGCCGTCGTATCCGGCGCTAAGCCCGTCGTAAATGTCCAGGTATACAAAGCGGGAATCGAATTTCCCGCAAGGTCTTTGACCGTGGTCGTAAGGGAAGCCGTATAAGTCGTGTTATATGCGAGTGCCGGCGTAGGGTCGAAGGTCGCCGATGTTCCTGCACAAGAAACCGTTCCGGGAACGGCGACGCCACCATTTAAGGTAAAACTTGCGGTGGTAATCGTAGCGCAGTTCATCGGTTCGCTGAAAACCGCACTTACGTTCGTATTGATTCCCACGCCTGTGAGAGCGTTTGCCGGAGTGACAAAGGAAACCGTCGGAGCTGTGGAATCAGGAGCAGCGCTGGTGCTAAAGGTCCAGGTATACGGTACGGTGAGAGAATTTCCTGCTACGTCTTTGACCGCAGTCGCAATCGTTGCAGTGTAATTCGTTCCGTAGGCAAGTGCTACCGTCGGAGTAAACGTTGCCGCGGTTCCGGAACAACCGACGGTTCCTGCGATCGCACTTCCGTCACTCAACGTGATGTTTGCAGTTGTGATCGTAGCACAATCGATCGCTTCACTGAACGCGATGCTGAGAGAGCTGTTTACCGGAACGGCGGTGGCTGCGTTAGACGGACTGACAAAAGAAACGGTGGGAGCCGTAGTATCCGGCGCTAAGCCCGTCGTAAATGTCCAGGTATACAAAGCAGGAATCGAATTTCCCGCAAGGTCCTTTGCGGTTGTAGTGATCGAAGCCGTGTATGTTGTGTTAAATGCCAATGCGGCGGTAGGATCAAAGGTCGCCGATGTTCCTGCACACGAAACAGTTCCCGGAACTGCGGCTCCTCCATTCAACGTAAAACTTGCGGTGGTAATCGTAGCGCAGTTCATCGGTTCGCTGAAAACGGCGCTGACATTTGTATTGATTCCCACGCCCGTGAGAGCGTTTGCCGGAATGACTAAAGAAACCGTCGGAGCTATCGAATCCGGTGCAACACCCGTACTAAAACTCCAAGTGAACGGAGCGGCGAGAGGGTTTCCAGCAAGATCCTTTACCCCTGTTGAAATCGTCGCCGTGTAAGTCGTAGCATAGGCCAGGGGTAACGTTGGAGTGAAGGTTGTCGCCGAACCGATACAACCGACCGTTCCGACCACTGCAGTAAATCCATCCGTAAGAGTGATGTTCGCTGTTGTGAACGTTGCGCAGTCTATCGGCTCGTCAAACGCGATACTCAAAGACCCGTTCACGGAAAAATTGTTGGAAGTATTTGCCGGGTTAATAAAGGAGACGTTCGGAGCGGTTACATCCGGAGCGGCTCCCGTCATAAAATTCCAGGCATATATCGAGGTTAACGGGTTGCCCGCCAAATCTCTGGCGCCTGTCGTAATTCTTGCCGTATAAGCCGTGTTTGGTGCAAGAGCGGCAGCCGGTGCAAAGGTTGCGGAAGTTCCTCCGCAGGTAACGGTCCCCGCCACGGCCCCTCCGTCATCCACTAAAAACGTGGTCGTGTCGATCGTGGTACAGTCCACATTTTCGCTGAAGGCAACGCTAACGGAAGAATTGTTTGGAACCGCCGAATTTCCGTTGTTCGGAGTCGTTAAGGAAACCGCAGGGGCGATTACATCGACGGTCGCAGCGGTTGTAAAATTCCAGATCATATCTTCTTTGAGAGAAATTCCCGTGGAGGATCTAATTTCCTTTGCAATAGTTACGGTATAGGTTGTTGAGGAAGAAAGAGCGGAATTCGGAGTAAGAACTGCCGTTGTATTGTTTAGTGTCAAGCTAGCGGGGATCAAAGTAGTCGCTTGTTTGATAAAAAAAGTAGAAGTTGTTACGCTGGAAGAATCGAATGCTTCACTGAACGTAACCTGAACGGCCGTATTCATAGGAATATCGCTCACGCCCGAGCCGGGAGTGATTTGAGAAACGCTGAATGAATTTCCTTTTCCGCCCAGATCTAAATACGCGAGAAAAGGAAGGCTATTTTTGCTTCCGTTGACGCAATTCGCGTTCCAGACCAAAAGTAGAACCAGCAGAATGGTTTTTGTAATTCTTTGCATAGTAACCTCCAACGAAATCCGGGCCTCTTTCTCTTTTGGCGCCGGCGCTCATCGGAAAGATTAACATAAATCAGTATCCTCGGTCATTTTAGGTTATAATCTGAATTATAAACTTTGAAGGCCAAAGTACGCATTTGTTTGCTTCTCAAATTCTTGTCAAATTCACTAATATGAACACTTTATTATGAAAAAATATTTTTACGTACATCGGTTTAGTTGCAGGAAAAAAGCAGGAAGCAAATTCCATCATAAAAATTCTGAAGAATCTTATTCATTTTATAACAAGAAAGCATGACTAACGATGCTTAAAAATGTGTGCTCAGATTTCGAACAAAATGAATCCTAAAAAGAAGATTTGCTTACCTAAAATTGAATATTATGGTTTGTTAATTGTTTGATGATAATACTTTTCATGTATTTTCGTTTTCTTTGTGTAAGGATAAGAAAAAAACCAAAGTCGATTTTTTTTTGAAACAAATTCAGTACAAAAAAAATTTTTCACTCCGAGGAAAACCTTGGAGTGAAAGCAAAAAGTCGTTTCTGTAAAATTTTCAAGAGTCATCAGGCTTGTGGGAACTCCTACATGCTGGAAAAAACGCAGGATGAATTCTTTGCAAGTATTCTCTGCCTTGTGGGAACTCCTCTCCGGCAGTTAGAAGACGGTGCTTCCGATTCCTCCTCCAGGAACGGCGTTGATGATTGTGGAGGCGAAAGCCGGATTATTTGTCCCCAATCCTGCACCAGTAGTGTGAAAGATATGGGTCCCTGTCCCTTGTCCATTACCAATAAAGAGATCCATATATCCGTCTCCGTTTACGTCTCCGGCGGAAATTTGGCAGGTAGGATTGGTTGCGAGGCTACCAAGTCCAAAGCCGAGTCCGCCGATCAGGGATTGCGCTGCGTTCGAAGTGTCGAGAGTCCCTCCTATCCCGCCGACACTTGGGGTCATAAATACATGTACCGTTCCGTTGCCGCCGTTATTGGCAGAGGAAACTATATCTGCTCTTCCATCCCCATTCAAATCCTTCACGAGAATAGACATTCCGAATAAGTCTCCCATGTTGACCCCGGAAATGTAAAGAGGGACCCCATTTGGACTTGTCGTAGTCGTTACCCCTGTCGCTCCGTTGGAAGTAAATACGAAGATTCTACCTATATTTGCGTTTTTTCCAACTGCTGCGACGACTACATCGGCGTTTCCATCCCCGTTGATGTCTCCAGAGGCAACCAACATGCCGAATTTGTCCAGATTGGCGGCTCCTGTTGTATTCGTGAGGGTTGAAGTTGGTGCCTCTGCAATACCCGTCGTAGATCCGTGATAGATGAAAACTCTTCCTCTTGCTGTGAAGTAATTATAAGCTCCGATGACTACATCGTCGTAGGCGTCTCCATTGATGTTTCCTGTTGCTAAAGAATTTCCTAAATAATCGGTGAACGCCGCGTTTCCAATTACGCTACTCGCGGCCGTCGTGGTGTCGGTGGCGGTAATTCCAGTTGCGCCCGCTGAATGGAAGATATAAACCCTTCCGCCGCTCGCCCCGTTGTTACTGGGGGCCCCGACGACCAGATCCGAAAAGCCGTCTCCATTGATGTCTCCTGTCGAAAGGCTTGCACCAAATATATCGTTTGGTGCTGCGCCTAGGATTTGTGTCGCTGCAAATGCGGAAAACGAAGTAGTGATTCCTGCAATTCCGGAAGAATAAAAGACATACGCCGCGCCTCTGAACGCTGCACCGGCACTATAATTAGGCGCGCCTACGACCAGATCTGCATAGCCGTCCGCATTGATATCCCCTAAAGCCAAAGCCTTTCCGAACTGATCGGCTGCTCCGCCGAAAATATAACGGTTTGCGGAAGAGGAGGTCGTTGTTGTGATTCCCGCGGCTCCGGCGGAATGAAAGATGTAAACCAAACCCTCGCTGTAGCTAGATGCTACCATATCTCCGTATCCATCACCGTTTACGTCCTTATTGGTTCCTTTTCGAATGTTGGAAACCGCTACCGGGATTGAATAATTTCCGGCTACGTCTTTACTGCGAACGAGGATATCGTGAAGAGAATTGGTCTTCCAAGTATTGTTTCCGGTTGGTAGTTGATAACTCCAGTTCGTGGTTCCATTGGCCGTTGCATACGATCCGCCTGCATTGAAGGAGATTTCGACACTCGCAACCGCTCTATCGTCCGCCGCGGTTCCGATAATAAAGCCGCTTTCCAGAACCGATTTGTCTCGCACGTTGCGGATCGTAACAGTCGGCTGAATTATATCCGGACCTAACCCTGTCGTAAAATTCCAGCTATAAGGGGCTCCTATTGAATTTCCCTGCACATCCTGCACGGCCGCGATCGTTGCGGTATAGTTCGTACCTGCAAGAAGAGGAGTTCCTGCGTTCGGAACATAGGTTGCCGTTGAACCGGCGCAGTTTATAATTCCGGTAATTCCGTTGTTTATCGTAAAATTCAAACTTCCGCATTGAATCGTTTCACTAAAGGAAACCGTAATATTCGAATTTGTCGGTATGCCGGTCGAGGCCGAGATCGGACTTACTAAGGAAACGGTAGGAAGTGTTACGTCCGGAGCGGAGCCCGTCGTAAATGTCCAAGTTTGCGGCGGGATCGCATTGTCGAAAAGATCGGTGACTGCGCCGGTGATATTCACTCTGAACATCGTATTGAACGGCAAGGGAAAGTTTGGAGCGATCGGAGTAAAGGAAACCGTATTTCCGTTGCAGTTGATGTTGATCATAAGCGGAACGCCCGGTGCGGCTGCGTCTTCGAGGGTGAGGCCTCCTAGAATACTTCCGCAATTCAAGACTTCGTTGAAGGCAATGTTCACTCCTGTATTTGTGGGAACTCCTAAGGCTCCATTCGCGGGTGTGGCAAAGGCGATTGTAGGAGGTGTAACATCCGGTCCGGGGCCGGTCGTAAAATTCCAGCTTGCAACCGGCGTTAACGGAAGATTTGCCGTATTGTCTAAAGCGCCTGCGTTTACTTCTACCGTGTATTGGGTGTTCGTCGCAAAGTTAGGATTTGCGAGAGGGTCGAGCGTCCATGTTGCTGAAGTTCCGAAACAATTTACGCTCCCGACAAGATAAACTCCGGTTGCAGTATTTTTAACGCGAAAAGAAGCCGCGTTCACCGAAGGACAAGACATCAGTTCGCTAAACACGACTGTCGGACTTACATTGATTCCGACTCCGGTCGCGTTTGCAGTAGGAACTTGGAAGGTGACGGTAGGCGGTGTAACATCGGCGGCTGGACCGGTGGTAAAGGTCCAAGTCTCGGCGGCAACCGGATTGTTGTTCAAATCTGTGACACCGGAAAGCGATACCGTATAAACGGTATTTGGTGAAAGCGGAACAAGCGGGGTAATGGAGGCGGTCGTATTGGAGCAGGAGGGATTTACATTGATCGTTCCCGGAACAAATATATTGTCATCCAGCGTGATATTGCCTATAACGGTGGCGCAGCTGATCGACTCGCTGAACGCGATCGTTACGGAAGTATTCAAAGGAATCCCCTGTGTTCCGGCGCTTGGGTTTCTAAAGGAAACCGTAGGTGCAATCAAATCCGGTCCGGCTCCCGTAGTGAACGTTCAGTTATATGCGTTCGGAAGAGAGTTGTTCGCTAAATCCTTTACCGTTCCGGCTAAATCGACCCTATAAGTAGTATTGAACGCAAGTGCAAGCGTAGGGGTAAACGTAGCAGTTGAACCTAAGCAGTTCACCGTGCCCGGTTCGTCAGCATTGGTAGCGTTATTTTTGAGAGTAAATACGACGTTATCGATCGTTGTACAATTGATGGATTCCGTGAATGCAATTTGAACGGAAGAATTACTCGGAATCAGGTTCGCCCCCACCGATGGAGTCGTTAAGGAAACGGCGGGCGCCACAGCGTCCACGGTTGCAGCGGTGGTAAAATTCCAGATCAAATCCTCTTTGAGAGAAATCCCCGCCGCGGATTGAATTCCTTGGGAAACGGTAACCGTATACGTGGTTGTAGCGGCAAGGGAAGAATTCGGCATGAGAACCGCCGTAGTATCGTTTGTCGTGATCGTTGCAGGAATCGAAACGTTTCCTTGTTTTATAAAGAACGTGGAAGAAAGAACCATTGAACCGTCGAGCGGAGCGTTGAAGGTCACCTGAACGGAGCTATTCAAGGGAATACCATTCACACCTGAACCTGGAGTAATCTGCGAAACCGCAAACGAATTCGTTTCTCTTCCCAGATTCAAATACGCGAGAAATGGAAATTTGGTTTTATCTCCGTTCACGCAATTGACGCACCAAATCAAAAAGAGAATCAACACGATCGTTTTTACCGTTCTTATCATAATTATCCCCAATCGACCTCGATCTTTTTACGTAAAGATCGGAATGATCGATGAGAATAGCACGAATCGCGATTTCTCATCTCGCGGATTATAGATTGCGTGATGCGAAGAGAAGAAAAAGCTCATTCGGTTTTACCGAGAATTCTTTCCTCGATCGAGCATCGGGAGAATTTATTATAAAATATGAATATACCGAGTTCGGTTTAGGCGTTTTCCTAAAAACGTTCTAATCATCCGAACGATTTTTTCGTGAATCGAAGATCCGAATCCGGGGTTCGTGGACCGAACGGATTTAGGAAATGAATTCATCCTGGATGGCTTCGTTTGAACGGCAAAGAATAAGTCTATGCAAATTCGATCAATTTGACCAATTGGCCTAAGGAAGCCCTCGGATTATGTTTTTTTATCGCCTTCGAATTCGGACGATGATCGGGCTTTTCGTTCTTTTGTTTGGAAATATATTTCCGATTGCGGCGGAGGGGATTCAGAACCTTCCTCAGGTAAGAATTCCTTTGGATGAGAGTAAGAGGCTGGATCCGGGAGAATTGGCCGAAAAGAGGGAAGGTTGGTATGTAACGGCGATTCCTTTGTTGAGCTCCGATCCGGTGCGCGGACAAGGCGGGGGAATTCGAGCGAGCCTTTTTTTCAACGGCAATAAATCCGATCCATATTACGAATATGAACCGTATCGGAGCAAGGTCACTCTTCAGTTGTTCCAGACCAACGAAGGCGTAAAAAATCATTTCATCCAGTTCGATTCTCCGTATCTTTTTAATACCGCATTTCGGTTTAAAAGCAGTTTGGGATTGGATTATAATCCGAATTCCCAATATTTCGGAATCGGAGAATTCTCGCTCGGAGCCTTATCGTACAGGCCGCGTAATCTTCCCGGAATAGGTCAAGTAGGCAACGCGAGTTTCGACGCTTATGAAGCGTCTCAATCCTACATTCGCCCATCCAGAACCGCATCCGAAATCACTCCGACCGTAAGCGATCAAGGATACAATCAATATCTGTTCAACTCTACGACTCTCTTCAACAGCATCGATTATACCTTTTGGAAAGCCTTCAAATGGGTTGTAGCGAACGAGATTTCTAAAAACATCATCGGGCATTCGGACGGGGTTTGGAATCCATCGAAAGATCCGTATTTGGCGGGAATCATTTGGGAAACATCCGTTCCCAACGGAGAATCCAAGCTCACGGAAGATTATAAAGCCGGAAAAATCCGAGGATATAACGGTGGAGAAATCGTATATCTGCGCGCCGGGATCGCGTACGATACGAGGGACTTCGAGCCCGATCCCGACCGAGGTGTATTAGTAGAATTGAATGTGGCAAACGTATCCAAACACACCGGTTCCAATTTCGATTACAACAAGGTCTTCTTTCAGACCAAATACTTTTACAAAATCCTTCCGAGCGTCTTCGAAGAATTGGTTTTCGCGACCCGAGGTGCGCTCGGATATACTTCCAAAGGCGCCCCTTTTTCCGAAGTGCGGTATATGTGGAGCTTGGACGGACCGATGACTGGGATCGGAGGATTGCAAACGATGCGGGGGTATCGTCAGGATCGTTTTGTCGCTCCTATGGTCGGTTTCGGAAGTATGGAAGTTCGATGGAGATTTG of Leptospira sanjuanensis contains these proteins:
- a CDS encoding Ig-like domain-containing protein; its protein translation is MQRITKTILLVLLLVWNANCVNGSKNSLPFLAYLDLGGKGNSFSVSQITPGSGVSDIPMNTAVQVTFSEAFDSSSVTTSTFFIKQATTLIPASLTLNNTTAVLTPNSALSSSTTYTVTIAKEIRSSTGISLKEDMIWNFTTAATVDVIAPAVSLTTPNNGNSAVPNNSSVSVAFSENVDCTTIDTTTFLVDDGGAVAGTVTCGGTSATFAPAAALAPNTAYTARITTGARDLAGNPLTSIYAWNFMTGAAPDVTAPNVSFINPANTSNNFSVNGSLSIAFDEPIDCATFTTANITLTDGFTAVVGTVGCIGSATTFTPTLPLAYATTYTATISTGVKDLAGNPLAAPFTWSFSTGVAPDSIAPTVSLVIPANALTGVGINTNVSAVFSEPMNCATITTASFTLNGGAAVPGTVSCAGTSATFDPTAALAFNTTYTASITTTAKDLAGNSIPALYTWTFTTGLAPDTTAPTVSFVSPSNAATAVPVNSSLSIAFSEAIDCATITTANITLSDGSAIAGTVGCSGTAATFTPTVALAYGTNYTATIATAVKDVAGNSLTVPYTWTFSTSAAPDSTAPTVSFVTPANALTGVGINTNVSAVFSEPMNCATITTASFTLNGGVAVPGTVSCAGTSATFDPTPALAYNTTYTASLTTTVKDLAGNSIPALYTWTFTTGLAPDTTAPTVSFVNPIVGGTAVPVNSSLSIAFSEAIDCATITTANITLSDGSGIAGTVGCSGTVATFDPTPTLAFSTTYTATVSTAVKDVAGNSLAVAYSWTFTTGVAPDTTAPTVSLIAPANGSTGVATNANISVSFSETMDCTTLNTASFTLNNGAAVVGTVSCSGTTATFSPTAFLPAGTNHTATITVAAKDLAGNAIGAAFNWNFTTGAALDVTAPGLVIGNARNNTVLESGFVSGTATDGGAIATVEVSLDSGPYALATGTNNWKFPLPAGAATWKSFSQHTIQVRATDASNNVTISPVVTVRKGTNKDINGDGFTDLVAPEYGQGLVFIFHSSGAAGITIPNAQFASKIIIGTAASFFGKTATMGDFNGDGYADVAIGSPRFQSAGTNNGRVYLFYSSGTAGITTSFAAFANSTLTGTNGTTDEFGSALATGDINGDGYTDLIVGAPSYNGSRGRVYVFHSAGAAGITAATVTAGGGGASSFRTGGAASERFGYSLATGNINGGNEDDLVVGAPGYIFNAGYAGGGIDWGRVYVYYGAAAGLTATIHTITNNTGNAPAAVGVPGGAAQLGYSVAVGDMNLDGFNDVIAGAPFFIQVGNPNVNQQGRIVAYYSAGAGGIGTPLTLGGAIRAFTGMNGINGQFLGLTLAVRDMDLDGRADVMTASAFMGPNTVYVYLTPAVGGATRDTTMADVTMVTGGLYGINSMLNGPGIPIGTSDVNGDGLPDLLINGSEAVRIYHSTGGVAPITNNPASADSVILGSGLFGGIGGAASNTNEFGSAIY
- the omp85 gene encoding Omp85 family outer membrane protein — protein: MIGLFVLLFGNIFPIAAEGIQNLPQVRIPLDESKRLDPGELAEKREGWYVTAIPLLSSDPVRGQGGGIRASLFFNGNKSDPYYEYEPYRSKVTLQLFQTNEGVKNHFIQFDSPYLFNTAFRFKSSLGLDYNPNSQYFGIGEFSLGALSYRPRNLPGIGQVGNASFDAYEASQSYIRPSRTASEITPTVSDQGYNQYLFNSTTLFNSIDYTFWKAFKWVVANEISKNIIGHSDGVWNPSKDPYLAGIIWETSVPNGESKLTEDYKAGKIRGYNGGEIVYLRAGIAYDTRDFEPDPDRGVLVELNVANVSKHTGSNFDYNKVFFQTKYFYKILPSVFEELVFATRGALGYTSKGAPFSEVRYMWSLDGPMTGIGGLQTMRGYRQDRFVAPMVGFGSMEVRWRFATFKIGNELFTLSLVPFYDVGRVWDSEKRINLQGYKHSWGGGLRIIWNQATVILIDFAKSREDTQMFVDFSHAF